A window of the Candidatus Aegiribacteria sp. genome harbors these coding sequences:
- a CDS encoding desulfoferrodoxin, which yields MTKRMQLYECEKCGNIVEVLHSGVGALVCCNEPMRLFEEQTADASTEKHVPVIEKTDEGCIVKVGTVPHPMEAQHYIEWIELIDGSNVYRKYLKPGSAPEAEFKVADLDDVTAREYCSIHGLWKG from the coding sequence ATGACAAAGAGAATGCAGCTATACGAGTGCGAGAAATGTGGAAATATCGTTGAAGTGCTCCATTCAGGAGTTGGCGCTCTTGTTTGCTGCAACGAACCGATGAGGCTTTTCGAGGAGCAGACCGCTGACGCGTCCACAGAGAAACACGTTCCTGTAATAGAGAAAACGGATGAAGGATGCATCGTTAAAGTGGGGACAGTTCCTCACCCGATGGAAGCGCAGCATTATATCGAGTGGATCGAACTGATAGACGGCAGCAATGTGTACAGAAAATACCTCAAACCCGGTTCTGCCCCCGAAGCTGAATTCAAGGTAGCGGATCTTGATGATGTAACTGCCAGAGAGTACTGTTCGATTCACGGACTCTGGAAAGGCTAG
- a CDS encoding rubrerythrin family protein, whose protein sequence is MMRVKGTETEKNILKAFAGESQARNRYTYFASQAKKDGLVQISQIFEETANQEKEHAKRLFKLLEGGELEITAGFPTGIIGSTAENLEASAAGENYEHTQMYPEFAKTAREEGFDAIAVIFESIAVAEKQHEKRYLDLLDNINNGRVFKRNDVVIWRCRNCGYLHEGTEAPELCPACAHPQAHFELLGENW, encoded by the coding sequence ATGATGAGAGTAAAGGGAACTGAAACCGAGAAGAATATCCTCAAAGCTTTTGCGGGAGAATCGCAGGCAAGGAACAGGTATACTTACTTCGCATCTCAGGCGAAAAAAGACGGATTAGTCCAGATTTCTCAAATCTTTGAGGAAACTGCAAATCAGGAGAAGGAGCACGCTAAAAGACTCTTCAAGCTGCTTGAAGGAGGCGAACTCGAGATAACTGCGGGTTTTCCGACAGGAATTATAGGCAGTACTGCAGAAAACCTTGAGGCTTCAGCTGCCGGTGAGAACTACGAGCATACTCAGATGTATCCCGAGTTTGCGAAAACTGCGAGAGAAGAAGGTTTCGATGCAATAGCCGTGATTTTTGAGTCGATAGCAGTCGCGGAGAAGCAGCATGAAAAGCGCTATCTGGACCTCCTTGACAACATAAACAACGGCAGAGTCTTTAAAAGAAACGACGTAGTCATCTGGCGCTGCCGGAACTGCGGCTATCTCCACGAAGGTACTGAAGCTCCTGAATTATGTCCTGCATGCGCTCATCCGCAGGCTCACTTCGAACTGCTTGGCGAGAACTGGTAG